AGGTGAAACAACCGCTATGAATTGGTTATGGAGAAGTTTTAAAAGCGGTTGGATCTCCACGTTGACAATTGAACCCACATACCCATAATCAATAGGGATGCCTTGGTCCGATAAAGCTTCCCATTTTGTTGCCTGGAAAACTTCTTGTCCAGGAACAAACACCGCTTTACCTCCATATTCAATTATTTTTTGAGTTATAAATGGACCAATTTCCAGGGAAAGAACTTCCTGAATCAAGGAAATGAGTTCTTTGTTAGTAATCCTTATCCCATTGACAAACTGAGGGTTAAGTCCCCTTTTTTTCATCGCCTTGTTTATCGACTCCCCTCCCCCATGGATAATAAGAGGATTAATACCCACCGCTTCGAGTAAAACGATATCCCGTAATGTCTGTTCGACTAAAAAAGGATCCTCCATCGCCGCTCCCCCATATTTGATTACAAAGATTGAGTCTCGGAATTTTTGAACATAGGGAAGAGCTTCTAAGAAAATGGTTACTTTTTGCTCTGGAGTCAATTCTTCACAAGGGCTTTTGCCAATCATCTCTTTTTTTATTCTTTATTACTGTTAATGCGTACGTATCGCTCCGACAGATCGGTAGAAAGAAACCGATATTGGCCTTCTCCTTTATGTAAATCAATAAGAATGGAAAACATGGGCATTTTTAGTATTTTTTTTATCTGGCCTTCCTTGATGTCTGTTTTTACCCCAGAGGAAACAATTTGAATACCACTATAAAAAACATCCACTTTATTTTGATCTACGTCAGCCCCGGAATAACCAATGGCACACAAAATTCTGCCCCAATTAGGATCTTCTCCATTCCAAGAACACTTTACAAGAAGAGAATTGCCTACAGCCCTTGCCACCTGTTCAGCTTCTTTATCTGAAACTGCTCCTTGAACGAGTATCTCAACGACTTTGGTAACCCCCTCTCCATCTTCTAAAACAGCACGAGACAACCGATCCAGAACAAGCCGTAAGGCATTTTTGAAAATTCCCTTATGGGGATTTTCAGATGAAATCATGGTGTTTTTGGCCATCCCGTTGGAGAACAACAAAATGGTATCGTTTGTAGAGGTTTCTCCATCAACCGATATTCGGTTAAATGTTTCTTGAACGCAGCAACGCAAAACCCAATCCAAATATTCAGGAGAAAGAACCGCATCGGTTGTAATTATCCCTAGTGTCGTAGCTAAATTGGGACAGATCATCCCCGATCCTTTGGCCATTCCGCCTATAAAAATCTCCTTGTCTTCTATTTTGACCTTCAATGCCGCTTGCTTGGGAACGGTATCTGTAGTCATTATCGCTTCAGCTGCATTTTTACTTCCTTCCACGTTCAATTGCTTGAAGGCTTTTTCTATGCCTTTAACAATCTTCTTCATCGGCAAGAATACCCCAATTCTACCTGTAGAACATACACAAACCTCTTCCGAGGAACAGCCGAGGAATGAAGCGGTCACTGCAGCCATCTGTTCAGCATCTTCCAAGCCCCTTGACCCTGTACAAGCATTGGCGTTCCCTGAATTAATCACTACCGCCCGAGCTTTCCCTTTCTTCACTCTTTTCATTGAGACAAGTACCGGGGCTGCTTTTATTCGGTTTTGAGTAAAAACCCCAGCCACATCAGCAAGTTGTTGGGAAACAACCAAAGCAAGGTCTCCTTTCTTGCCCGGCTTTATTCCACAACTCACTCCAGCAGCTAGAAAGCCACGAGGAGCAGTTACTCCTCCCGATTTAATAAACTCTATTGATTCCTCTTTCATGGGATTAATCCCAACGTTTGATCCAATCCAAACTTTATATTCATCACCTGGATTGCCTGTCCAGCCGCTCCCTTTCCTAAATTATCAATTACTGCCAAAATAAGCAGTTTTTTTTTGTCCGCTAAAACACAAGTTGAAAAATAGAGATAATTAGAACCAAGGACATACCGCAGCTCAGGCATGATTCCTCCCGTCAATATTTTCACAAAAGGAGCTTCTTTGTAAAAATGAAGAGCCAGCCCTTCCGCATCCTGTTGCGAGATTTCCTCGGTCAAAGAAGCAATGATACTTAAAAGAATGCCCCTTCGTAAAGGAGCAAGTATGGGAAGAAAAAGAACTCTTGAACAACGGTTCTGGGCTAGTTTTGCTATCTGTTGTTCAATTTCAGGAGTATGCCGATGGCCTGGGAAACCATAAGGTCTAAGATTTTCGGCAAGTTCACTAAAAAGAAGCTTACTGTCAAGGGTTTTACCCGCCCCGGTACTCCCACTCTGGGCAATAATTTCTATCGAGCTGGGATCGATCCATCCTTTCTTAAGGAAAGGAGCCACCGAGAGAAGAACTCCTGTGGGATAACATCCAGGCATGGCAAGCAACCGGGACTGAACAATTTGATCTTGATAAATTTCTGGCAGAGCATAAACCGCTTCCTCCAAAAGATCAGAAAAGGGATGTGAAAACTTATAATAAATTTCGTAATCGGAAGGGTCTTTTAGCCGAAAATCTGCACTCAAATCGATAACCACTTTAGCTCGATGATAAAGAAATTGGGCATAATGCATGCCTGCTCCATGAGGCAGGGCTAGAAAAACAACATCGGTTTGGCTATCGATTTTCTCAAGATTATCTGGATCATCAAATTGTATATTCCTGAAACTGCCTATATCGGGATAAACCGACTCGAGGCTCCTATGCTTATACTGCCGAGAAGTTATTACACGCAGATCAATTCCAGGATGACGAATGAGCAACCTGATTAACTCTTCTCCTGCATATCCCGAAGCCCCAATAATACCGACACGGATGGAGGACATGACATAAACCCACTTAGCGAATTTTAATCTCCCCCTCTTTAGCAGAAAACCTGCTAAAGAGCACCCTTTTATTACGACAAACCTAACGCTTGGAGAACTGGAATCTTTTCCTAGCTCCAGGACGGCCTGTTTTCTTGCGTTCCTTCATGCGGGGATCACGGGTCAAAAGCCCTTCTTTTTTCAACAAGCTGCGGTAAGAAGGATCATATTTTATTAAAGCACGAGCTATAGCTAATTTCATGGCTTGCGCCTGTCCCATCAGGCCGCCTCCCCTCGCTTTGCCAACAATATCGAATTTCTTCGTTGCTTCAATGACTTCCAAGGGCTTCAAGACTTCGTAACGATGAACAAAGGTAGGAAAGTAAAACTCCAGGTCTTTTCCATTGATTTTGATCTCTCCCTTCCCTTGATTGAGAACAACGGTTGCCGTAGCCGTTTTCCGTCTTCCCGTAGCTTGCATTAGTGAATTTTGAGTAATAACTGTCATCATCATCTCAATCTAGTTGAACAGGGGTTGGTTTTTGAGCAGCATGAGGATGTTCACTGCCTTCATAAACATGAAGCTTGGTATATACTTTTCGACCTAGCCGGTTATGGGGAATCATTCCTCTTATGGCATGTTCTATGATAAAAGTGGGTCTTTTCTGACGAATTATCTGAGGGTTAAAAGTTTTTTGTCCTCCAATGTAGCCCGAATAAGAAGAATAGAGTTTTTGGATCTCTTTTTTTCCACTAAAAACAGCTTTAGAAGCATTTATAATGATTACATTGTCTCCTGTATCCACATGGGGACTAAACACTTCTTTATGCTTTCCTCTGAGCAAGCAAGCCGCTTTTTCAGCCACTTTGCCTACAATTTTATCCTTAGCATCAATGATATACCAATGTCGCTGGACTTCTGCTGGTTTTTGAAAATACGTTTTCACTGAGGAAAAAAATTTGTTTCGTTTTAATACAGATGTCAAGGAATTAAAAAGCTTTTTGTAAAGGAAATTCGTTTTTCCCCAAAATACTCTTTATCCAAATGTTGTCCTATTATAGCCCCACAACTTGGCTGGAATGTCTGAAAAATTAATAAATACTCGTTCAGGCTTTATACAACAATATTTTTCAAGCAAAGCACAGATTTCCTTGGATAGATCTCCACACTGATCCGCAGGCAGATTTATTGCTCTTAACTGCACAAAAGCAGCAGCTTCTTCAGTTCCTGCAAAAAGAATTCTTTTTGTCTCCCCATAACTGACCATCGTGTAACCTTGTGGTTTTTTCATTTTATCCACGATAAGACGGCTAGCCGCCTCCATAAGATCTTTTTGTTGATTTTCAGATAAGCTTATATTCGTTTCAATGGATAAATAAGGCATGATGTTAATCTAATAGGTTGAAAAATTTACTGCAATCATTCATTTTAACTCAACACAATAATAAAGATAAGTAAAAAAGAATTTGTAAATGATGGTCTACTTAAAAGAAATTCTTAAATATTAGATATATTTTATTTATGCCTATCGGTTCTTATTCCATCCAACTGCCAACCTCAAAAGAGGGCACTGTTGGTCCAGAAATGTCGGGAGCAGATTGCGTTGTCGCTACCCTTGAAAAAGAGGGCGTGGATACAATTTTTGCTTATCCTGGAGGGGCCAGTATGCCCATGCACCAATCTCTTACGCGTGCTAAAAACCTAAGAACGGTTCTGCCACGCCATGAACAAGGCGGAGTTTTCATGGCTGAAGGCTACGCACGGTCTACGGGAAAAGTGGGCGTATGCATGTCTACTTCTGGGCCTGGAGCAACAAACCTTATAACCGGGATTGCTGATGCTTACATGGATTCGGTCCCATTAGTAGCGATTACTGGACAGGTTAAAAAAGATATGATAGGCAAAGGGGCTTTCCAGGAAACCGATGTTTTTGGGATTACCCTACCCATCGTCAAGCATAGTTATCTGGTTATCGATCCTCGAGAGATCCCTCAAATTATTAAAGAAGCTCTTTTAATAGCCAGATCGGGCAGGCCAGGGCCTGTGGTTATTGACATTCCCAAAGATGTGCAACAATCCCTATTCAAGCCTTTTTTCCCTCATACCACGGGACTGGAGTCCAAATTAAGCCCTCCACCCATTGATATTACAGCCTTAGAAACTGTACTTGATTGGATTGGGAAAGCTAAAAGACCGGTTCTTTATGTTGGTGGAGGTATTATTTCCAGCGGAGCTCATCTTGAGCTGTTCAAGTTTGCCGAGAAAACTTCCATTCCTGTAACCACCACCCTTATGGGGATTGGGTCCTTCCCCGAAAATCATTATCTTTCCCTGAAATGGTTAGGAATGCACGGCTCAGTTTATTCTAATTTTGCTGTGGACCAATCGGACCTTCTTTTGGCCCTTGGAGTGAGGTTTGATGACCGGGTTACGGGCAAAGTTGAAGCTTTTGCTCAAAAAGCACGAATTGTTCACATCGACATCGATAACTCGGAGTTGAACAAAAATAAACGGGTCGATTTGGCTATTTTAGGAGATGTCAAGGAGGCATTAAGCTTGTTGAACAAGATGATCGAAGAAAAAGAGTGGAAATCTCCTGGATATGCTTTATGGCATGAAGAAATACTTGCTTGGAAACTTAAATTTCCTTTCCGTTACAAAAAAATCGACGATCTCATTCTTCCTCAAATGGTTATCGAAGAAATCTACAAGTTGACTCAAGGCGAAGCGATTATCACTACTGGGGTGGGACAACATCAGATGTGGGCAGGACAATTTTACAACTTCCACCACCCCAGAACGTTTTTGACTTCTGGTGGCTTAGGCGCTATGGGGTTTGGATACCCTGCTGCTCTTGGAGCAAAAATTGCTCATCCGGAACTAACCGTCATAGACATAGATGGTGATGGGAGTTTTTTAATGAATATTCAGGAACTGGCAACGGCGGTTACAGAAAATATTCCCGTCAAAGCCGTAATATTAAACAATCAACATCTGGGAATGGTTGTGCAATGGGAAGATCGATTCTACGATAGCAACAGGGCCCATACATTCCTTGGACTGCCGCATAATAAAAATGCGCTTTATCCAGATTTTCCTCTAATTTGCAAAGGTTTTGGGATAAAATCAGAAAGGATAAGCAAACCTCAAGAACTAGTTCCCGCCTTGAAAAGAATGCTGAGTAGTGACGAACCCTATGTTCTTGATGTAATTGTTCCCTACACCGAACATGTCCTACCCATGATTCCAGCTGGAATGACTGTCAAAGATATCATCATCGATAACGACTAACTGCAATGCTTAAGCTCTCTATTCGAATAGGTCTCCGGCTGAATGTTGCTGTCCTTTGTTTTCTTTAGAGAACTCACTTCCATTGCACTGTTCCGTTTTCCGGATAACCCCAGCACTGTTAGTCCATAGGGCTGCACTAAATATGGGGCAAACTTGATCAAAGATCCCTGTAGCGACTCAAAGCCAGCCTAGCCAAAAAGAAAAAAATCAAATAGAGTTTAGTTCAATCCTTAGGAAGCTTATTCTTAGAGAAAATTTGCATAGTCTTTAACACACCCAGTACTTTGTTTATTTCATGGGTTCGCAGCAGATCCGTCTTCCCTAACAGGGCAAGGACAGCAAAGAAAGGCTCAGCTGTCCTGACTTCATCTTGGAAACATTCGAAGGCATGAGGCAAAGCATGGCATATGGGCCAGCCAAGCTTTCTAAGCCGAAAAGTGTGAAGAAAGATCTCCATTTGTCTTTGGATCCGGGTCGGGCCATCAAGAAGATTAGGATAATAAAACCCAAGACCAGGATCCAGCCAGATTTTGGTTACACCACAGGATAAAGCCTCTTCAAGCCGCTTTTCAAAATAAGGGAAAAGAAGAGTGAGCGGATCCTCAGGTAAAGGGATCGGCTCGACCTCTCTAACATTTTTACCGCTTACGAAGTTGATGATTACAGCTCCATCATGATCAGCAACAACCCTAAAAAAATCTTTTCCCTGATTACCTTTAGTGAGGTTTAAGATCGATGCCCCATTCTTAAAACAGGCTTTGGCTACTTCCAGGTGATAGGTTTCAACCGAAATAATCTTTGCTGACCGACTTAACTCCTTAACAATGGGGATAACAAGTTTTAGCTGTTCTTGTTCATCAACCCGAGAAGCATAAGACAAGGAAGACTCAGCCCCAATATCGACAAGATCAGCTCCGGAAGCATATAAAATTTTGGCCTTCCGAATCGCCGCCTCCACATCCAATGCAACGCTTTCCCTGTACCATGATTCAGCTGAGAGATTAACAACCCCCATTAGATCAGGCCTATTTGACGAAGGGAACTGTCTTCCGCGAAGTTCAAACTTGCAAACCTCTTTGGAATAATCATCGATATACCTCAAATACAGATCCGAAAGATAAGAGAGTGAGAGCATAACAATTAAAAAAAAGACCAATAAACAGTTTATTAGCCTATGATTCCTTTTGTGCTCGGTACGGAACCCAGAGTTGTCGAATCACAGCCAATCGCCATTTTCAATGTTCTTGCCAAAGCTTTGAAACTCCCTTCAATTAAATGATGAACCTCTTTACTCTCCAAAACATGCATATGGAGGCAAAGTTTTCCATGGGTCACAAAAGCCCTTAAAAATTCTTCTAGAAGTTGTGCTGGGAAATCCCCTGCACGAAGTAAAACAAGGGGCATGCTTTCGGGGACTCGAAAACAAAGGAAAGGTCTTCCAATGATGTCTACAGCTGAATAAACAAGCGTTTCATCCATAGGTAACATACAAAAGCCATAGCGTTTTATTCCTTTTTTGTCACCTAGGGATTTATTAAACGCCTCCCCTAGGACTATTCCACAATCCTCTACCGTGTGATGAAAATCCACGTGCAGGTCCCCCTCACACCGAAGAGTCAAGTCAAAGGAACCATGGAATGAAAAAAGCTCAAGCATATGATCTAAAAAACCAATGCCTGTTTTGATGTCGCTCTTCCCTGTTCCATCGAGGGTAATCTCAAGGGAAATGGCTGTTTCTTTCGTTTTCCTTTGTATTGAAGATGTCCTTAAGGTATTGATTTGTCCCATATCTTATTCCTTTTAACTAAGAGCATATCCCTGAGTTCAACAGTTGATTTTAAGATTGATGGAAACAGGCTATTTAAACCTACAGCTATCCATCAAGGCTTGTCATTTCAGAGCCGCTTCATCGTTTGTTACCATATTCCTAGATAGCAGTCAATGAAGAGTGGGATATTTTATTGTTTTAAAGATAACCCTATTTGTATTTATAATGAATCTTTAGAGATAAAACTTTTTTATTTCTTCTTTTTTTAATTGATTTTAATCCTTTGATATGGAAACAAAAAGGTTCAGCTTTATTTCTTTTTTACTCTTGTTTTTCATGATTTTTTTTCTCCCCATTCTTTTTACCAAAGGTCTCTATAGTCAAAAGGTTCTTCCCTCCTCCAATGAGTTTCTTTCTCGTTATGACCAGACAAAAAGGAAAAATGAAACGCTTAGTTCTAGAATCTACCTGATCACCTTAAACTCCGTGGGCATGGATACGGGAAGCCTGCCTGGAGGGGGCCTGTATTCAAGCTCAGCTGTTGTGAGCAGGATAATAGGTCAAGCTTTGGAGTCGCCTTTAAAAATCGTCTATTTATCGGATTTCTACCAGTGGCTTAAAACCAATGCCTTGCCTATAAAAAGGCCTTCAGAGCTGATGGCTGGGGATATCATCATTTCTCCCTCCTCTCGATATATCCAAGGGCATGTTGGTATTATTGGTGAAAAGATTTCAGAAAAACCGGATTTCAGCATCTATTCAAATTCGCTTGACAGTTGTTTATTTCTAAAAAACTGGACACTTTCCAGGTGGAGAGAATATTTTGAAAAAGATCTTAAACTTGATGTTTTTTATTTTCGAGTCCGTAAAACTTTTTCTCAACAAAATCCAATGGAATATGAAAAAAAGCCTATGTCTTCTATGCCTGGTTTGTCTCCTTTCCTCAGTTTATGGAATAGAGCCCTCCCTTCTTCTTCCCAATTTAACCCCACGACTGGCCAAGTACCTTGAAAGTCTTCCGCAAAATGCTCAGAAAGAAATAACGAGCATATTCAAGGAAAATCTTTCTTATGATCTTATTGGGGAGAAAAAAGTCGAGGATGATCCTTCAAAACGCATTGTAGAAATTGACGAAGCGACGGAAGCCAGCCATGGCATCCTGGTTTTTGAAATTACATCGAATAGCGGCCGTTTTTTATATCTTAACGACCTTCCCTATAAAATTCCGCTATCAGAGCTTTCTCAATCCGAGAAACTCACTATCGCCCTGATTTTTGCTGAACATGAAAAAAAAATATTCATAGATAGAAATTGGGGAAGAATGTGGTTCGATCCGCCTTCAGCCATGACTGATATCCAGAAAGAAGCTTACCTGAAGTTGGAGTTGATCCACAACTAAAAATAGCTGAATATTTCTAAAAAAAAGCTCAAGTTGCCTTTTCTCCCATATGAAACCCCAATCCAACTCTTTTGTCCAGATACTCAAGCAAAACTGGCTCAACGAAAAGAAAACGGCCAGAGCTTACCGTGACCTTGCGGAAATAGAAAAAAATCCATATAAAAAAGAAATTCTGATTAAACTGGCTGAAACAGAAGAAAAACATGCCTTAAGATGGGAAAAAGAATTAAATGCCTTGGGTGAAAGCTGCGTAGAAAAAAGTTCTCGATTCAAAAGAAGCCTGGAGAAATGGATAAATCAAAATTTAGGTTTCAAGAATGTTATCCAGAGGATGGAGAATGCAGAAGAACAAGATAAACTCAAATACTTGCAGCAAAAAGAAAAGTTCAAGGATTCAGCGGGAATTGTAAAAATTCTTGACGAGTTCGCCAGAGAAGAAAAAAACCACGCGGCTATCCTTCATAATTTATCCAGAGAAAAACCCTTTTCAGAAAATATTACTGAAAGAATTTTATCTCGTGAAAAATGGCATGGCCGAGGAGGGAACTGGATTACCGATTCCATCTATGGAATCAATGATGGGTTGGGGGCTGTTTTTGGGATAGTTTCGGGTGTAGCAGGAGCCACGGAAAACCAAACGCATTACATTGTTATCTCTGGGCTTGCCGGAATGATCGCTTCGGCCCTATCCATGGGTGCAGGAGCTTATCTTGCGGCTAAGAGTCAAAAAGAAGTTTACGAGGCAGAAATATCCAAAGAAAAGAGGGAAATAGAAGAAAATCCCCAGGAAGAAATTGAAGAAATGGCCCTTTTCTACCAATTGCAGGGATTTAACGAAGAGGAAGCAAAATGGATCGCTGAAAAATTATATCAAAAACCCGAACACTTTTTGTCTGCAATGGTCAGTTCAGAGCTTGGCCTATCCCAGGCTTCTTTTCCTAGGCCTTGGAATGCTTGTTTATCGGCTTCTCTTTCTACAGCCCTCGGTGCTTTTATTCCTTTAATTCCCTTTTTTTTCCTCTCTGGAGTTTGGGCTATAACCCTTTCATTTTTCATAAGCTTAATTGCACATTTTCTCGTCGGAGCAGCAAAAACCCTAATCACGACACGAAGCTGGTTATACAGCGGCCTGGAAATGACCGTAGTCGGGATTATCGAGGCGGTTGTAACCTATTCCCTTGGCCTTCTTTTTCGCCTTCCCGCTTGATTTCAAGCCCCCCTTGCTTAGGTTTCGGTATTCACGATGCATTTTAGCTTATAGACATGCCTATCTCACCGGATGGTTCATAACCTCCAAACCCATCATTTAAATCGAGGGATTGTTGCTTCCAATCCCACGACTAAATTTCAGGAATGTTTAAAAAAGGTTCTATGGTTTTATAAGAAAAAACAGGACCATTTTTGCACAAAAAAAGGGGTCCAAATTGACAATGGCCACAAGAACCAATGGCACAGCGCATATTTCTTTCCATGGAAAAATAAATGCTTTCTTTGGCAACCCCACGCTTCAGGAGTGCATAGGCACAAAATCGCATCATAGGCTCCGGTCCACAAACAAAAGCAACAACCGATTGGGGATTAAACCTCAAGGAGTCAACAAGACTAATCACATTACCAATCGAGCCATTCCAATTTCTACTCGTGGCCAACTCTACAGATATTTTAAGCACTAATTCTTTCTGCTTGGAAAGAGACTCCCAGCTTTCCTTATAAAGAATATCGTGAGGAGACCTAGCCCCATACAAAAGAAAGACTTCGCCATAGTTTGAGCGATCCTTGAAAATAAAAGGTAACGTTGACCAAAGAGGTGGAAGGCCAATTCCACCTGCAACAAGAAGGATATCTTTCGAAACCGCCTCTTCTAAGGGCCAACCCTTACCAAAAGGACCTCGTATGCCTACTATATCCCCTTGCTTGCAATGCTCAAGGGCTCGAGTCACAGTACCCACGGAACGGATGGTTAATACATAACTTTCTTCGGTCTCATCCTTTTCAGCGATCGATAGAGCGACTTCACCCACACCAAAAACATAGACCATCAAGAATTGTCCAGGTTTAAAAGACAGTTCACCGTTTCCCAAAGGAGAAAGCCATAGACTAACAACCCGCGGATATTCGACCTTCTTCTTTTTAATCTGGAAAGGAATGGGCAGAAGAAACTGAGCAGAAGGGTTAAAAAGTGAATTTGTTTTCATTTAAAGATCAGGTTTTTCCCTCAGTGCAGCCAGCTCTTCAGTAACATCGATTCCCACCGGGCACCAGGTTATGCAACGGCCACAACCAACGCATCCTGAAGTACCAAATTGATCGATCCAGCTCCCAAATTTATGACTTAGCCATTGTCTATACCTCGATTTCAATGTTGAGCGCACGCTGCCCGTTGGCAAATGGCTAAATTCCATCGTATAACAAAAATCCCATCTTCTCCATCTTTCAGCTTTAAGGCCTTCTACAAAAGAAGAATCTTCTACGGTCCAGCAAAAACAGGTTGGACAAACCATCGTGCAAGTCGAACAGCCAATACAACGCTCAGCTACATCATCCCAGCGAGGATGTTCCCAGTTATTATAAAATAGATC
The DNA window shown above is from Methylacidiphilum caldifontis and carries:
- the argB gene encoding acetylglutamate kinase, which gives rise to MIGKSPCEELTPEQKVTIFLEALPYVQKFRDSIFVIKYGGAAMEDPFLVEQTLRDIVLLEAVGINPLIIHGGGESINKAMKKRGLNPQFVNGIRITNKELISLIQEVLSLEIGPFITQKIIEYGGKAVFVPGQEVFQATKWEALSDQGIPIDYGYVGSIVNVEIQPLLKLLHNQFIAVVSPLAKALNGDIYNVNADIAASKMAGFIKAKKLIYLSNTNGILEDEKDPFSRISVINKERISILKQKGVIHGGMIPKVDSALEALEAGVEKVHFLDGRMPHALLLEIFTDKGIGTEIVL
- the argJ gene encoding bifunctional glutamate N-acetyltransferase/amino-acid acetyltransferase ArgJ, translated to MKEESIEFIKSGGVTAPRGFLAAGVSCGIKPGKKGDLALVVSQQLADVAGVFTQNRIKAAPVLVSMKRVKKGKARAVVINSGNANACTGSRGLEDAEQMAAVTASFLGCSSEEVCVCSTGRIGVFLPMKKIVKGIEKAFKQLNVEGSKNAAEAIMTTDTVPKQAALKVKIEDKEIFIGGMAKGSGMICPNLATTLGIITTDAVLSPEYLDWVLRCCVQETFNRISVDGETSTNDTILLFSNGMAKNTMISSENPHKGIFKNALRLVLDRLSRAVLEDGEGVTKVVEILVQGAVSDKEAEQVARAVGNSLLVKCSWNGEDPNWGRILCAIGYSGADVDQNKVDVFYSGIQIVSSGVKTDIKEGQIKKILKMPMFSILIDLHKGEGQYRFLSTDLSERYVRINSNKE
- the argC gene encoding N-acetyl-gamma-glutamyl-phosphate reductase; amino-acid sequence: MSSIRVGIIGASGYAGEELIRLLIRHPGIDLRVITSRQYKHRSLESVYPDIGSFRNIQFDDPDNLEKIDSQTDVVFLALPHGAGMHYAQFLYHRAKVVIDLSADFRLKDPSDYEIYYKFSHPFSDLLEEAVYALPEIYQDQIVQSRLLAMPGCYPTGVLLSVAPFLKKGWIDPSSIEIIAQSGSTGAGKTLDSKLLFSELAENLRPYGFPGHRHTPEIEQQIAKLAQNRCSRVLFLPILAPLRRGILLSIIASLTEEISQQDAEGLALHFYKEAPFVKILTGGIMPELRYVLGSNYLYFSTCVLADKKKLLILAVIDNLGKGAAGQAIQVMNIKFGLDQTLGLIP
- the rpsI gene encoding 30S ribosomal protein S9; the protein is MMMTVITQNSLMQATGRRKTATATVVLNQGKGEIKINGKDLEFYFPTFVHRYEVLKPLEVIEATKKFDIVGKARGGGLMGQAQAMKLAIARALIKYDPSYRSLLKKEGLLTRDPRMKERKKTGRPGARKRFQFSKR
- the rplM gene encoding 50S ribosomal protein L13 — encoded protein: MKTYFQKPAEVQRHWYIIDAKDKIVGKVAEKAACLLRGKHKEVFSPHVDTGDNVIIINASKAVFSGKKEIQKLYSSYSGYIGGQKTFNPQIIRQKRPTFIIEHAIRGMIPHNRLGRKVYTKLHVYEGSEHPHAAQKPTPVQLD
- a CDS encoding phenylpyruvate tautomerase MIF-related protein, with translation MPYLSIETNISLSENQQKDLMEAASRLIVDKMKKPQGYTMVSYGETKRILFAGTEEAAAFVQLRAINLPADQCGDLSKEICALLEKYCCIKPERVFINFSDIPAKLWGYNRTTFG
- the ilvB gene encoding biosynthetic-type acetolactate synthase large subunit, with the protein product MPIGSYSIQLPTSKEGTVGPEMSGADCVVATLEKEGVDTIFAYPGGASMPMHQSLTRAKNLRTVLPRHEQGGVFMAEGYARSTGKVGVCMSTSGPGATNLITGIADAYMDSVPLVAITGQVKKDMIGKGAFQETDVFGITLPIVKHSYLVIDPREIPQIIKEALLIARSGRPGPVVIDIPKDVQQSLFKPFFPHTTGLESKLSPPPIDITALETVLDWIGKAKRPVLYVGGGIISSGAHLELFKFAEKTSIPVTTTLMGIGSFPENHYLSLKWLGMHGSVYSNFAVDQSDLLLALGVRFDDRVTGKVEAFAQKARIVHIDIDNSELNKNKRVDLAILGDVKEALSLLNKMIEEKEWKSPGYALWHEEILAWKLKFPFRYKKIDDLILPQMVIEEIYKLTQGEAIITTGVGQHQMWAGQFYNFHHPRTFLTSGGLGAMGFGYPAALGAKIAHPELTVIDIDGDGSFLMNIQELATAVTENIPVKAVILNNQHLGMVVQWEDRFYDSNRAHTFLGLPHNKNALYPDFPLICKGFGIKSERISKPQELVPALKRMLSSDEPYVLDVIVPYTEHVLPMIPAGMTVKDIIIDND
- a CDS encoding dihydropteroate synthase, encoding MLSLSYLSDLYLRYIDDYSKEVCKFELRGRQFPSSNRPDLMGVVNLSAESWYRESVALDVEAAIRKAKILYASGADLVDIGAESSLSYASRVDEQEQLKLVIPIVKELSRSAKIISVETYHLEVAKACFKNGASILNLTKGNQGKDFFRVVADHDGAVIINFVSGKNVREVEPIPLPEDPLTLLFPYFEKRLEEALSCGVTKIWLDPGLGFYYPNLLDGPTRIQRQMEIFLHTFRLRKLGWPICHALPHAFECFQDEVRTAEPFFAVLALLGKTDLLRTHEINKVLGVLKTMQIFSKNKLPKD
- the hisB gene encoding imidazoleglycerol-phosphate dehydratase HisB; amino-acid sequence: MGQINTLRTSSIQRKTKETAISLEITLDGTGKSDIKTGIGFLDHMLELFSFHGSFDLTLRCEGDLHVDFHHTVEDCGIVLGEAFNKSLGDKKGIKRYGFCMLPMDETLVYSAVDIIGRPFLCFRVPESMPLVLLRAGDFPAQLLEEFLRAFVTHGKLCLHMHVLESKEVHHLIEGSFKALARTLKMAIGCDSTTLGSVPSTKGIIG
- a CDS encoding VIT1/CCC1 transporter family protein, yielding MKPQSNSFVQILKQNWLNEKKTARAYRDLAEIEKNPYKKEILIKLAETEEKHALRWEKELNALGESCVEKSSRFKRSLEKWINQNLGFKNVIQRMENAEEQDKLKYLQQKEKFKDSAGIVKILDEFAREEKNHAAILHNLSREKPFSENITERILSREKWHGRGGNWITDSIYGINDGLGAVFGIVSGVAGATENQTHYIVISGLAGMIASALSMGAGAYLAAKSQKEVYEAEISKEKREIEENPQEEIEEMALFYQLQGFNEEEAKWIAEKLYQKPEHFLSAMVSSELGLSQASFPRPWNACLSASLSTALGAFIPLIPFFFLSGVWAITLSFFISLIAHFLVGAAKTLITTRSWLYSGLEMTVVGIIEAVVTYSLGLLFRLPA
- a CDS encoding FAD/NAD(P)-binding protein, with the translated sequence MKTNSLFNPSAQFLLPIPFQIKKKKVEYPRVVSLWLSPLGNGELSFKPGQFLMVYVFGVGEVALSIAEKDETEESYVLTIRSVGTVTRALEHCKQGDIVGIRGPFGKGWPLEEAVSKDILLVAGGIGLPPLWSTLPFIFKDRSNYGEVFLLYGARSPHDILYKESWESLSKQKELVLKISVELATSRNWNGSIGNVISLVDSLRFNPQSVVAFVCGPEPMMRFCAYALLKRGVAKESIYFSMERNMRCAIGSCGHCQFGPLFLCKNGPVFSYKTIEPFLNIPEI